The following are encoded together in the Girardinichthys multiradiatus isolate DD_20200921_A chromosome X, DD_fGirMul_XY1, whole genome shotgun sequence genome:
- the LOC124862463 gene encoding ELAV-like protein 3 isoform X8 — MVTQIISTMETQVSNGPSGTSLPNGPVISTNGSTDDSKTNLIVNYLPQNMTQEEFKSLFGSIGEIESCKLVRDKITGQSLGYGFVNYVDPNDADKAINTLNGLKLQTKTIKVSYARPSSASIRDANLYVSGLPKTMSQKDMEQLFSQYGRIITSRILVDQVTAGISRGVGFIRFDKRNEAEEAIKGLNGQKPLGAAEPITVKFANNPSQKTGQALLTQLYQTAARRYTGPLHHQTQRFRLDNLLNASYGVKRFSPITIDSMTSLAGVNLTGPTGAGWCIFVYNLSPEADESVLWQLFGPFGAVTNVKVIRDFTTNKCKGFGFVTMTNYDEAAMAIASLNGYRLGDRVLQVSFKTSKQHKA, encoded by the exons ATGGTTACT CAGATAATCAGCACCATGGAAACTCAGGTGTCCAATGGTCCAAGCGGAACCAGTCTGCCCAACGGCCCAGTCATTAGCACAAATGGCTCCACAGATGACAGCAAAACCAACTTGAttgtcaactatctgcctcagAACATGACCCAGGAAGAATTCAAAAGTTTGTTTGGTAGCATTGGAGAGATTGAATCCTGCAAGCTAGTCAGAGACAAGATAACAG GTCAGAGTTTGGGATATGGTTTTGTAAACTATGTGGATCCAAATGACGCAGACAAGGCTATCAACACACTAAATGGTCTCAAATTGCAAACTAAAACAATCAAG GTATCATATGCCAGACCAAGCTCAGCATCCATCCGTGATGCCAACCTTTATGTGAGTGGACTCCCCAAAACCATGAGCCAGAAAGATATGGAGCAGCTTTTCTCTCAGTATGGTCGCATCATCACATCCCGCATCCTCGTGGACCAAGTTACAG CAGGCATATCACGTGGGGTGGGCTTCATCCGGTTTGACAAGCGAAATGAAGCAGAAGAGGCCATCAAAGGACTGAATGGGCAGAAGCCTTTGGGTGCCGCTGAGCCAATCACTGTCAAGTTTGCCAACAATCCCAGCCAGAAGACAGGCCAGGCCTTATTGACTCAGCTGTACCAAACTGCTGCCCGCCGCTACACAGGACCCCTGCACCATCAGACTCAGCGTTTCAG ACTCGACAATTTACTAAACGCCAGCTACGGAGTCAAGAG ATTCTCACCCATCACCATTGACAGCATGACCAGCCTGGCTGGGGTCAACCTAACCGGTCCCACTGGCGCCGGCTGGTGCATCTTTGTCTACAACCTGTCACCTGAAGCAGACGAGAGCGTCCTGTGGCAGCTCTTCGGACCTTTTGGCGCCGTCACCAATGTGAAAGTCATCCGTGACTTCACCACCAACAAATGCAAGGGCTTCGGTTTTGTCACAATGACCAACTACGACGAGGCCGCAATGGCTATCGCTAGTCTAAACGGCTATCGCCTGGGCGACCGCGTGCTGCAGGTTTCCTTcaaaaccagcaagcagcacaAGGCCTGA
- the LOC124862463 gene encoding ELAV-like protein 3 isoform X5, protein MVTQIISTMETQVSNGPSGTSLPNGPVISTNGSTDDSKTNLIVNYLPQNMTQEEFKSLFGSIGEIESCKLVRDKITGQSLGYGFVNYVDPNDADKAINTLNGLKLQTKTIKVSYARPSSASIRDANLYVSGLPKTMSQKDMEQLFSQYGRIITSRILVDQVTAGISRGVGFIRFDKRNEAEEAIKGLNGQKPLGAAEPITVKFANNPSQKTGQALLTQLYQTAARRYTGPLHHQTQRFRLDNLLNASYGVKSSPPLFPRFSPITIDSMTSLAGVNLTGPTGAGWCIFVYNLSPEADESVLWQLFGPFGAVTNVKVIRDFTTNKCKGFGFVTMTNYDEAAMAIASLNGYRLGDRVLQVSFKTSKQHKA, encoded by the exons ATGGTTACT CAGATAATCAGCACCATGGAAACTCAGGTGTCCAATGGTCCAAGCGGAACCAGTCTGCCCAACGGCCCAGTCATTAGCACAAATGGCTCCACAGATGACAGCAAAACCAACTTGAttgtcaactatctgcctcagAACATGACCCAGGAAGAATTCAAAAGTTTGTTTGGTAGCATTGGAGAGATTGAATCCTGCAAGCTAGTCAGAGACAAGATAACAG GTCAGAGTTTGGGATATGGTTTTGTAAACTATGTGGATCCAAATGACGCAGACAAGGCTATCAACACACTAAATGGTCTCAAATTGCAAACTAAAACAATCAAG GTATCATATGCCAGACCAAGCTCAGCATCCATCCGTGATGCCAACCTTTATGTGAGTGGACTCCCCAAAACCATGAGCCAGAAAGATATGGAGCAGCTTTTCTCTCAGTATGGTCGCATCATCACATCCCGCATCCTCGTGGACCAAGTTACAG CAGGCATATCACGTGGGGTGGGCTTCATCCGGTTTGACAAGCGAAATGAAGCAGAAGAGGCCATCAAAGGACTGAATGGGCAGAAGCCTTTGGGTGCCGCTGAGCCAATCACTGTCAAGTTTGCCAACAATCCCAGCCAGAAGACAGGCCAGGCCTTATTGACTCAGCTGTACCAAACTGCTGCCCGCCGCTACACAGGACCCCTGCACCATCAGACTCAGCGTTTCAG ACTCGACAATTTACTAAACGCCAGCTACGGAGTCAAGAG TTCTCCTCCTCTCTTTCCCAGATTCTCACCCATCACCATTGACAGCATGACCAGCCTGGCTGGGGTCAACCTAACCGGTCCCACTGGCGCCGGCTGGTGCATCTTTGTCTACAACCTGTCACCTGAAGCAGACGAGAGCGTCCTGTGGCAGCTCTTCGGACCTTTTGGCGCCGTCACCAATGTGAAAGTCATCCGTGACTTCACCACCAACAAATGCAAGGGCTTCGGTTTTGTCACAATGACCAACTACGACGAGGCCGCAATGGCTATCGCTAGTCTAAACGGCTATCGCCTGGGCGACCGCGTGCTGCAGGTTTCCTTcaaaaccagcaagcagcacaAGGCCTGA
- the LOC124862463 gene encoding ELAV-like protein 3 isoform X10 has product MVTQIISTMETQVSNGPSGTSLPNGPVISTNGSTDDSKTNLIVNYLPQNMTQEEFKSLFGSIGEIESCKLVRDKITGQSLGYGFVNYVDPNDADKAINTLNGLKLQTKTIKVSYARPSSASIRDANLYVSGLPKTMSQKDMEQLFSQYGRIITSRILVDQVTGISRGVGFIRFDKRNEAEEAIKGLNGQKPLGAAEPITVKFANNPSQKTGQALLTQLYQTAARRYTGPLHHQTQRFRLDNLLNASYGVKRFSPITIDSMTSLAGVNLTGPTGAGWCIFVYNLSPEADESVLWQLFGPFGAVTNVKVIRDFTTNKCKGFGFVTMTNYDEAAMAIASLNGYRLGDRVLQVSFKTSKQHKA; this is encoded by the exons ATGGTTACT CAGATAATCAGCACCATGGAAACTCAGGTGTCCAATGGTCCAAGCGGAACCAGTCTGCCCAACGGCCCAGTCATTAGCACAAATGGCTCCACAGATGACAGCAAAACCAACTTGAttgtcaactatctgcctcagAACATGACCCAGGAAGAATTCAAAAGTTTGTTTGGTAGCATTGGAGAGATTGAATCCTGCAAGCTAGTCAGAGACAAGATAACAG GTCAGAGTTTGGGATATGGTTTTGTAAACTATGTGGATCCAAATGACGCAGACAAGGCTATCAACACACTAAATGGTCTCAAATTGCAAACTAAAACAATCAAG GTATCATATGCCAGACCAAGCTCAGCATCCATCCGTGATGCCAACCTTTATGTGAGTGGACTCCCCAAAACCATGAGCCAGAAAGATATGGAGCAGCTTTTCTCTCAGTATGGTCGCATCATCACATCCCGCATCCTCGTGGACCAAGTTACAG GCATATCACGTGGGGTGGGCTTCATCCGGTTTGACAAGCGAAATGAAGCAGAAGAGGCCATCAAAGGACTGAATGGGCAGAAGCCTTTGGGTGCCGCTGAGCCAATCACTGTCAAGTTTGCCAACAATCCCAGCCAGAAGACAGGCCAGGCCTTATTGACTCAGCTGTACCAAACTGCTGCCCGCCGCTACACAGGACCCCTGCACCATCAGACTCAGCGTTTCAG ACTCGACAATTTACTAAACGCCAGCTACGGAGTCAAGAG ATTCTCACCCATCACCATTGACAGCATGACCAGCCTGGCTGGGGTCAACCTAACCGGTCCCACTGGCGCCGGCTGGTGCATCTTTGTCTACAACCTGTCACCTGAAGCAGACGAGAGCGTCCTGTGGCAGCTCTTCGGACCTTTTGGCGCCGTCACCAATGTGAAAGTCATCCGTGACTTCACCACCAACAAATGCAAGGGCTTCGGTTTTGTCACAATGACCAACTACGACGAGGCCGCAATGGCTATCGCTAGTCTAAACGGCTATCGCCTGGGCGACCGCGTGCTGCAGGTTTCCTTcaaaaccagcaagcagcacaAGGCCTGA
- the LOC124862463 gene encoding ELAV-like protein 3 isoform X6 translates to MVTQIISTMETQVSNGPSGTSLPNGPVISTNGSTDDSKTNLIVNYLPQNMTQEEFKSLFGSIGEIESCKLVRDKITGQSLGYGFVNYVDPNDADKAINTLNGLKLQTKTIKVSYARPSSASIRDANLYVSGLPKTMSQKDMEQLFSQYGRIITSRILVDQVTGISRGVGFIRFDKRNEAEEAIKGLNGQKPLGAAEPITVKFANNPSQKTGQALLTQLYQTAARRYTGPLHHQTQRFRLDNLLNASYGVKSSPPLFPRFSPITIDSMTSLAGVNLTGPTGAGWCIFVYNLSPEADESVLWQLFGPFGAVTNVKVIRDFTTNKCKGFGFVTMTNYDEAAMAIASLNGYRLGDRVLQVSFKTSKQHKA, encoded by the exons ATGGTTACT CAGATAATCAGCACCATGGAAACTCAGGTGTCCAATGGTCCAAGCGGAACCAGTCTGCCCAACGGCCCAGTCATTAGCACAAATGGCTCCACAGATGACAGCAAAACCAACTTGAttgtcaactatctgcctcagAACATGACCCAGGAAGAATTCAAAAGTTTGTTTGGTAGCATTGGAGAGATTGAATCCTGCAAGCTAGTCAGAGACAAGATAACAG GTCAGAGTTTGGGATATGGTTTTGTAAACTATGTGGATCCAAATGACGCAGACAAGGCTATCAACACACTAAATGGTCTCAAATTGCAAACTAAAACAATCAAG GTATCATATGCCAGACCAAGCTCAGCATCCATCCGTGATGCCAACCTTTATGTGAGTGGACTCCCCAAAACCATGAGCCAGAAAGATATGGAGCAGCTTTTCTCTCAGTATGGTCGCATCATCACATCCCGCATCCTCGTGGACCAAGTTACAG GCATATCACGTGGGGTGGGCTTCATCCGGTTTGACAAGCGAAATGAAGCAGAAGAGGCCATCAAAGGACTGAATGGGCAGAAGCCTTTGGGTGCCGCTGAGCCAATCACTGTCAAGTTTGCCAACAATCCCAGCCAGAAGACAGGCCAGGCCTTATTGACTCAGCTGTACCAAACTGCTGCCCGCCGCTACACAGGACCCCTGCACCATCAGACTCAGCGTTTCAG ACTCGACAATTTACTAAACGCCAGCTACGGAGTCAAGAG TTCTCCTCCTCTCTTTCCCAGATTCTCACCCATCACCATTGACAGCATGACCAGCCTGGCTGGGGTCAACCTAACCGGTCCCACTGGCGCCGGCTGGTGCATCTTTGTCTACAACCTGTCACCTGAAGCAGACGAGAGCGTCCTGTGGCAGCTCTTCGGACCTTTTGGCGCCGTCACCAATGTGAAAGTCATCCGTGACTTCACCACCAACAAATGCAAGGGCTTCGGTTTTGTCACAATGACCAACTACGACGAGGCCGCAATGGCTATCGCTAGTCTAAACGGCTATCGCCTGGGCGACCGCGTGCTGCAGGTTTCCTTcaaaaccagcaagcagcacaAGGCCTGA
- the LOC124862463 gene encoding ELAV-like protein 3 isoform X1, with product MVTQIISTMETQVSNGPSGTSLPNGPVISTNGSTDDSKTNLIVNYLPQNMTQEEFKSLFGSIGEIESCKLVRDKITGQSLGYGFVNYVDPNDADKAINTLNGLKLQTKTIKVSYARPSSASIRDANLYVSGLPKTMSQKDMEQLFSQYGRIITSRILVDQVTAGISRGVGFIRFDKRNEAEEAIKGLNGQKPLGAAEPITVKFANNPSQKTGQALLTQLYQTAARRYTGPLHHQTQRFSVIPSIGKGPDPNSSSNTILDNLLNASYGVKSSPPLFPRFSPITIDSMTSLAGVNLTGPTGAGWCIFVYNLSPEADESVLWQLFGPFGAVTNVKVIRDFTTNKCKGFGFVTMTNYDEAAMAIASLNGYRLGDRVLQVSFKTSKQHKA from the exons ATGGTTACT CAGATAATCAGCACCATGGAAACTCAGGTGTCCAATGGTCCAAGCGGAACCAGTCTGCCCAACGGCCCAGTCATTAGCACAAATGGCTCCACAGATGACAGCAAAACCAACTTGAttgtcaactatctgcctcagAACATGACCCAGGAAGAATTCAAAAGTTTGTTTGGTAGCATTGGAGAGATTGAATCCTGCAAGCTAGTCAGAGACAAGATAACAG GTCAGAGTTTGGGATATGGTTTTGTAAACTATGTGGATCCAAATGACGCAGACAAGGCTATCAACACACTAAATGGTCTCAAATTGCAAACTAAAACAATCAAG GTATCATATGCCAGACCAAGCTCAGCATCCATCCGTGATGCCAACCTTTATGTGAGTGGACTCCCCAAAACCATGAGCCAGAAAGATATGGAGCAGCTTTTCTCTCAGTATGGTCGCATCATCACATCCCGCATCCTCGTGGACCAAGTTACAG CAGGCATATCACGTGGGGTGGGCTTCATCCGGTTTGACAAGCGAAATGAAGCAGAAGAGGCCATCAAAGGACTGAATGGGCAGAAGCCTTTGGGTGCCGCTGAGCCAATCACTGTCAAGTTTGCCAACAATCCCAGCCAGAAGACAGGCCAGGCCTTATTGACTCAGCTGTACCAAACTGCTGCCCGCCGCTACACAGGACCCCTGCACCATCAGACTCAGCGTTTCAG TGTGATCCCTTCAATTGGAAAGGGGCCAGATCCAAATAGCAGCTCAAACACAAT ACTCGACAATTTACTAAACGCCAGCTACGGAGTCAAGAG TTCTCCTCCTCTCTTTCCCAGATTCTCACCCATCACCATTGACAGCATGACCAGCCTGGCTGGGGTCAACCTAACCGGTCCCACTGGCGCCGGCTGGTGCATCTTTGTCTACAACCTGTCACCTGAAGCAGACGAGAGCGTCCTGTGGCAGCTCTTCGGACCTTTTGGCGCCGTCACCAATGTGAAAGTCATCCGTGACTTCACCACCAACAAATGCAAGGGCTTCGGTTTTGTCACAATGACCAACTACGACGAGGCCGCAATGGCTATCGCTAGTCTAAACGGCTATCGCCTGGGCGACCGCGTGCTGCAGGTTTCCTTcaaaaccagcaagcagcacaAGGCCTGA